From a region of the Verrucomicrobiia bacterium genome:
- the nrfD gene encoding NrfD/PsrC family molybdoenzyme membrane anchor subunit has product MASQSTVTALPVVPRELERIPLVANDRKPGWISDRVAGICEGKTPAWWWAAFIPSVLLAGLLLAMLAYQISTGVGVWGNHHPTMWAWDIVNFVWWIGIGHAGTLISAILFLLRQRWRTGVNRAAEAMTIFAVMCAGIYPAVHVGRVWFDWFLFPIPTSNGVWPQFRSPLMWDVFAVSTYFTVSLLFWYIGLVPDIAVMRDRAKSRIRQFLYGLFSLGWTGSNRHWRNYEKAYLILAGLSTPLVLSVHSTVSLDFSVSQLPGWHTTIFPPYFVAGAIFSGFGMVLTLLIPLRRWCHLEDVITMRHIDVMCKVTLATGSIVGYAYCMEFFIAWYSGNPNERFHFLNRAMGPYWWGWVCMMGFNTLLPQVFWFRKIRENLWLVFVVSILVNVGMWFERFVIIVVSLHRDFLPSSWAYYLPTWVDVSTFMGTFGLFFTLFLLFMRFLPMIAISEVKGVTPYADPHTVEGGAKGGQH; this is encoded by the coding sequence ATGGCTTCGCAATCGACAGTCACGGCGCTGCCGGTGGTGCCCCGCGAACTGGAGCGGATCCCGCTCGTCGCGAACGACCGCAAGCCCGGCTGGATTTCCGACCGCGTGGCGGGAATCTGCGAGGGCAAAACGCCCGCCTGGTGGTGGGCGGCCTTCATTCCCAGCGTGCTGCTGGCCGGATTGCTCCTGGCCATGCTGGCCTACCAGATTTCCACGGGTGTTGGCGTCTGGGGCAATCATCATCCCACCATGTGGGCCTGGGACATCGTCAACTTCGTCTGGTGGATCGGCATCGGCCACGCCGGCACGTTGATTTCGGCGATTCTCTTCCTGCTGCGCCAGCGCTGGCGCACGGGAGTGAACCGCGCGGCGGAAGCCATGACGATTTTCGCGGTCATGTGCGCCGGCATTTATCCGGCGGTCCACGTGGGCCGTGTCTGGTTTGACTGGTTCCTGTTTCCGATTCCCACGTCCAACGGCGTCTGGCCGCAATTCCGCTCGCCGCTCATGTGGGACGTGTTCGCGGTTTCAACCTATTTCACGGTTTCGCTGCTGTTCTGGTATATCGGCCTGGTGCCCGACATCGCGGTGATGCGCGACCGGGCGAAGTCTAGAATCCGGCAGTTTCTCTACGGGCTGTTCTCGCTCGGGTGGACGGGGTCCAACCGTCACTGGCGGAACTATGAAAAGGCCTACCTCATTCTGGCCGGCTTGAGCACGCCGCTGGTGTTGTCGGTGCACTCCACGGTGTCGCTGGACTTTTCCGTTTCGCAGCTGCCCGGCTGGCACACGACGATCTTCCCGCCCTACTTTGTGGCGGGTGCGATTTTCTCCGGCTTCGGCATGGTGCTGACGCTGCTGATTCCGCTGCGTCGCTGGTGTCATCTCGAGGACGTCATCACGATGCGGCACATTGACGTGATGTGCAAGGTGACCCTGGCCACGGGTTCGATCGTGGGTTACGCCTACTGCATGGAGTTTTTCATCGCGTGGTATAGCGGCAACCCGAACGAGCGATTCCACTTCCTGAACCGGGCCATGGGTCCGTATTGGTGGGGCTGGGTGTGCATGATGGGTTTCAACACGCTGCTGCCGCAGGTGTTCTGGTTCCGGAAGATCCGGGAAAACCTCTGGCTGGTTTTCGTGGTTTCAATTCTGGTCAACGTGGGCATGTGGTTTGAGCGGTTTGTGATCATCGTGGTCTCGTTGCACCGCGACTTCCTGCCCAGCAGCTGGGCCTATTATTTGCCAACCTGGGTGGACGTCAGCACGTTCATGGGAACGTTCGGACTGTTCTTCACCCTGTTCCTGTTGTTCATGCGTTTCCTGCCCATGATTGCCATATCTGAAGTCAAGGGTGTGACGCCATACGCCGATCCGCACACCGTCGA